The stretch of DNA CAGTGTTTTTGAGGATTAAAATACAAAACTTTCAATAGCCCACTTAATATAAATTTGATAAATACAAAGATAAATACGTAAATTTTTAATCGTTGCTTTAAATAATTATCGGTACTTTATCGGATTACCAAAATAACGACATAATCTTTAAACAAAAATACCTAAACTTTATTGCATATTTACATTTTAGACCTTTGTTTCTTTGATAATCAGCAATAGATAAGTAAAAACGCTATACAAAAAAAATCTAGTTATTTAATCAAATTAAGCGTTTTCAACTAATAAAACCATTATTTAAATCATTATTTATTGCTAATTACAGAGGATTATTATGGAAAATATGCAAGCTGGGCAAATGGCTCATCCCAACGATACAAGCAAAGCCAACGAACATCAAGCCCTTTTAGATTTAGTTCCTACCGAGACTGCAACTCACACCGCTATTGCTAGCGGCAGCTGGTTCGATCCTAATACTTGGAAAGATGGTGTAGTTCCCACAGCAGGTGCAATTGTCCATATCCCAGAAAATATTAGCGTCACTTATGAGGGCTACTCCGATGCCCCAATTTTTGCCCTACGAGTAGATGGCAATTTAACTTTCACAGCAGAAAATGGTACAGATACCAAAATTGTTGTCGATACATTATATACAACTACTAAAAGTCATTTTGAAATTGATGCTGACGCTACTACTGATGGTACCGTCGATATCGAAATCCGCCCCTTTGATATTGAAGCTCATAAAGCAATGGGAGCATTAGGTTGGAATATGGCAGCTATGCAACATTACAGTGATGGTGCTACTGTCACCGATACTGGTGCTGGCACTCGTCGCACCAGAGACTATGAAACAGTTGAGGATGGTGCTGGGGTTCTTGGCAGATATAACTGGGATCCCAAACAATTATCTCTCGGTATTGTTACTCATGGTGCTGTCCGTATAAATGGTCGGGAGAAACTTGCCAAAACTACTGCATCCGAAGTTGCTATGACTGGAGATATCAGCATCGAACTGGGAGATGTTCCCAGTGGTTGGCAAGTCGGCGATCGAATTGTCATAGTTGGTACACACTATGTAGAACGCGAAGCTAATACAGGCGAATCTCTCGGTAGCCAGGATGAAATTCGCACAATTACTCAAATTGATGGTAATAAAATTACTTTCGATCGCGCTTTAGATTTTAACCATGACACCCCTCGCGAGGGACTCGATGCCTATGTAACTAATTTAACCCGCAATATCAAAGTTCATAGTTCTACCGATATCTCAATTGAAGGCGTGCTTGAAGCTGATGATGTAGGTGATGTTGCCACTACCCTCGGTCATGTAATGTTCATGCACAATGAAGACGTGCAGGTAAGATATGCTGCCTTTGACGATTTAGGGCGCACTAATAAAAATGACGTTCTCGACGATTTTCAACGCCAAGGCTTCGATGGTCTAGATGCCGAGCGGAAAACTGAAAACGGCGAGTGGGTAACAACCCCTGTCAATCAGATTACTAATATACGTGGTCGCTATGCCGTTCATTTACATCGTGCTGGAGCCACGGCAACCGATAGTACCGCTTTAATACAAGGTTCGGTAATTACTGGAGGTCCTGGTTGGGGCTTTGTCAGCCACGATAGCAGTGCTGATTTTTATGACAATATTACCTACGGCGTGTTGGGTACAGGTTTTATGGCTGAAACAGGTAATGAGACAGGTACCTGGGCTCGTAATATCGCCATCAACACTTATGGTGCCGATTACAACGACCGTATTTTTACTCCTTCAGGCGATAAATATCTCTTTGAGAACAACAGCACCGATCTAACTACGATTCTCGAAAAACGCGGATCTTGGAAAAACCACGATATGGGTCACTTTGGCGATGGATTTTGGTTTCAGGGCAAGCTAATTAATGTTGTTGATAATGTTTCAGCTAACTCTGGATTAGACGGTTACTTTTACATGTTTCGTGCTCCAGATCAAATTAACGTCGATCCTAATGTTTTGGTAGAGCCATTATCCGTTCATAGTCCCGACGGCATCCATCCTTTTGCGCCAGGACTAAATGTTTTTGTAGGGAATGAGTCTATTGCCGATACTCGTGGCTTAGAAATGATCGGTATTGGCGGAGGGAGAACTAATGACGAACGTTCGGTAATTAATAATTTTACTGCCTGGGAAGTCGGAGATGTTGGTACGGGTGCTCAATATTATCCAGGCTATACCATTAAAAACTCTACCTTTATTGCTTCTACCAACCCTAAAGCTAATGCTGCCGATGGAGTTCTTTGGCGACAAGTACAAGTTGACACGGTGCTAGCTAATCTAGAAATTATCGGTTTTGACCAACAGTACGATCTACGTAAAAAGTGGTCTAGTGGCACTCTCAGTCAGCAAGGATTTGACGACCCTTACACTGTTATCAAAGAGGCTCTTGCTAATGGCGAACCCAATCCTCTACCCAATGGTTATGCTCATGTTTTGATCGATTCTGGATTCACTGCTGCCCAAGCTTCACAGAGTCAGTTTATGGGTAGTACCTTCGATCGCAATTACGATTTAATTCTCACTAGTGCCGACTTAGAGATTGGACGTTTTGAGATCGAGCTAGACGATCGCTCGCTCAAAATAGACCTCGACAATAAAAACATTACTTATGGTACGGCTCCTGACGATCCTGTCCGTCCTACTTTGCAAGAAGGTCATGTTTTGTTACTTAAAGGTACTAAAACAGATAGCATTGGCACTATTCCTATCGATTATCTTAACAACTCCTTAGTTTGGCATGAGGATGCGGTACAACATCGCCTTGAAACCTTTGGTTACCATCAGATGGCAAACGGATCTATTGGCGTTATTTTAGCCGAGCTATTCTCCGATCGCTACACTGCTGAAAAACATATCGTACAATTTGTTGCCGAGTTAGATCCCCGCTGGGAAATAATGGATGGTATTAATTTGGGAGTCTTCAATTCTGCTGACTATCCTAATGTTTATATACCTGAGTTTTTACTCAATCCCGAAGGTATTTCTTTATTCGCTCCAGCTACTTCTACTGATGGAATTTATCGAATTGCCGTTGGTGGTGGAGAATTTACCGATCTTAACGGAAAGGTTTGGGCTGCAGATTATGGATTCTCTGGAGGCACAGCTTATTACAAAGCTCAAGAAATTGCCAACACTGACAACGATAAAATTCACTATGGCAAGCGAGCTGGTAACAATTTTTCATATGATATCGAACTGTCTAACGGTACTTATGACGTAGCTCTACACTTTATGGAGCCTAGAAGTGATGCTCAGATTGGTAGTCGCGTATTTGATGTCTATGCAGAAAATAACTTGATGCTCGACAACTATGACATAATGGTCGCGCTTGGTGCTGAAGCTGCTCCTCTGACAGCTATTACTACTACTTTGAGCAATATTAAAGTAGTTGATGGAATACTCGACCTCGACTTTTCTAATGTTGCTGGTCTACCCGTTACCCTTTCAGGTATCGAAATTTCTCCAGTCACTCCAGATGATACTCCTACAAATCTTCCCACCGTTGGCGAACAAATTGCTAAACTGACAGCTTCTGATGCAGCAGCAAACGATATGTTTGGTATGGCTGTGGCAATTGATGGCGAGACTATGGTTATTGGTGCTCTATTAGATGATGACAATGTTACCAATAGCGGTTCGGCATATATCTTTACTAAAGATACAGATGGTAACTGGATAGAAACGGCTAAACTGACAGCTTCTGATGCAGCAAATAATGACCAGTTTGGTCGCAGTATCAGTATTGATAACGATACTATGGTTATTGGTGCTAGATATGATGACGATAACGGTAGCAATAGCGGCTCGGCATACATCTTTACTCGTCAAGCCAATGGCAATTGGACTCAGTCTGCCAAACTAACTGCTGCTGATGGTGCAAGGGGCGATGAATTTGGCTCTGTTTCTATTAGCGGCAATAATGTAGTCATCGGTGCTTTTGGTGATGACGATAAGGGTAGTAATAGCGGTGCAGCATACATCTTTACCCAACAAGCAAATGGTAGCTGGACTCAGTCTGCTAAACTAACTGCTGATGATGGAGAAAGTGGTGATGAACTTGGTCGTCGTTCGATTGCTATTAATGGCAATACAGCAATTGTTGGTGCTCGTGGCGATGACGACAACGGTAGTAACAGCGGCGCAGCATATATCTTTACCCAGCAAGCTAACGGCAGTTGGACTCAGACAGCCAAACTCAAAGCTGCTGATGCAGAAAGCAACGATTTATTTGGGATGTCTGTTTCTATTGATGGTGATACCGCAGTTGTCGGTTCTCGATATGATGATGATAAGGGTAGTAATAGCGGCTCGGCATACATCTTTACTCGTCAAGCCAATGGTAATTGGACTCAAACTGCAAAATTGACTGCCGATGATGGAGAAAGTGGTGATGAATTTGGCTATTCTGTCTCTATCAAAGATGATACTTTAATTATCGGTGCTTGGCAGGATAAAGATGGTGCTAGCAATAACGGCTCGGCATACATTTTTACTCGTCAAGCCAATGGTAATTGGACTCAGACAGCCAAACTCAAAGCTGCTGATGGAGCAGATGGTGATAAGTTCGGCTATTCTGCTACTACTGATGGCAATAACGTAGTCGTTGGAGCTTTTGAAGATGATGGTATTGGTAGTAATAGTGGCTCGGCATATGTCTTTTCACTAGGACACAATCCCTCTGATAATTTAACTCCTGTTGTCGTAGCCGACACCATTACCGTCGATGAAAACAGTACTAATAATGCTATTGATGTTCTGGCGAATGATACTAGTTTCGGTGATGGCTTGATGTCATTGAGTGCCGATCCTACTAGCATAAATGGCGGCACTATCTCGATCGACGATCGAGGTACAACCGATGCTACTGACGATCTTCTTGTTTACACTCCCGCTACCGACTTTAGTGGTACCGATCTCTTTTCTTACAGTATTATTGACACCAACGGTGATGTAGCAACTACTGATGTAACGGTCACAATTAATCCAGATACATCAGAAAATTCTCCACTTCGGATTGACGTTGGCGGACGTGGATTTACTGACATCAATGGCAATGTTTGGCAAGCTGATTATGGCTTCCAGGGGGGGTTAGATCATTATAGGACGCAGGAAATTGCTGGCACTGACAACGATGAAATTTTCTATGGCAAACGTTATGGTAGAAATATCTCTTACGACATTGCTATGGAAAACGGTAATTACGATGTTGTAATTCATATGATGGAGCCACAAAGTGATGCTGCGGTTGGTCGTCGGGTTTTTGATGTCTACGCCGAACAAGAATTGGCAATGGATAACTACGATATTTGGGCGGATATGGGAACTAATGCTGCTCCTATAACTGCCGTATCTGTTACTTTACCTAATATTACCGTTACTGATGGCTCTCTTGACTTAGACTTCGCATCCGAAATTGACTCGTATCGTCCTGTTAATTTCGCTGGAATTGAAATATATTCTTCTATCTAATAGTCTTCTATAGCTTTGCTAGATGTATTGCTATCGTATAAAATTGAAGCTTTTTTCAAATAGATACAAGTTTTAATCGATTTAGCTTATATTCCTTGTCAAAAGTCTGGTTTTAAATCGTCCGCAGTCTAGTAATTATAAAGAAGGGTTGGGTCAGTTGCGATCGCAGTTTACTCAACTCTTTTTTTCGGCAAATTGCTGTACCTTAAATGAGCTTAGAAGAATTAAGTCTAAGAGAATTTTTCTTAACCAGCAATGCCACAATAGAACTAAAACTATTTATTTAACGATTATTTTAAATCGATCGATCGCTTGTGCATTATGAATACTTCAAATAATTCTAATAAACATCAATCGAAACTTATCCGTCTCAAAGCAATCGAAAAAATCTATGGTAGCGGTAATACTGCCGTTCATGCTTTAGATAAGGTAGATCTGACTATCTTAAAGGGTGAGTATTGCTCGATTATGGGTGCTTCTGGTTCTGGTAAATCTACGGTAATGAATATTATCGGTTGCTTAGATCGCCCTACTAAAGGCAATTACTATTTAGATAACGTAGCCGTCGCAAAACTTTCTGACGAAGAACTAGCCACGATTCGCAACCGTAAAATCGGTTTTGTCTTTCAACAGTTTCACTTACTGCCTCAAGTTAGCGCGTTGGAAAATGTGATGTTACCGATGGTATATGCAGGGGTATCTAGTCGAGAAAGACGCGATCGCGCTGTAGAAGCTCTAACTAAAGTTGGTTTAGGCAATCGACTTCATAATAAACCCAATCAGCTTTCAGGAGGACAGCAACAGCGTGTGGCGATCGCTCGTGCGATCGTCAATCGTCCTTTGTTATTATTAGCCGACGAACCGACTGGTGCTTTAGATTCTCAGACTACCAAAGAAGTATTAAATATTTTTGGCGAACTTCACGACAGCGGTATTACTGTAGTTATGGTGACTCACGAACCCGATGTAGCACGTTTGACCAAAAGAATTATTTGGTTTAAAGATGGACGGGTAACTCACAATCGTCTTAGTCCAGAGGAAATGCTAGAAGTAGCGGTTGCTTCCTAGAGTAAAGGCAACAGATAAGAGATTTAGACATATAAAAGATTTAGATGGTTTTAGCAATGCTGTATATCTGTATATCTTTAACAAGATAAAAAAATAGGGACGTTGCTAAAAACGCCCCCCGTATATATAAATTGCCTAGCTGTAAATTTTAGCGATCGCGTTCTGCTAGATCTTTACTCGATTTTTCAATCTCAATCGTAGATACCGCGAGTTTATTTTGTGGTGCCTGTTGGACAATCGCTGACTGGAGAATTGGAGTACTCGTAACTGAGTCGCTAGCAAGAGTAAATAGGGGATTGGATAAAATTCCTGCTAGAGAAGTAACTACTGTTGCCAGAACTATACCTACCTGCAAAGGACGCATTCCAGGAATATTCCAACGAATCGGCGGATAGTTTTTTACCGACTCAGACATTTCATGAGGTTCTTTGACAACCATCATTTTGACAACGCGAATGTAGTAGTAAATTGACACTACACTAGCGATCAAGCCTAATAATACTAGGGTATACAAACCTGCTTGCCAGCCAGCCCAGAAAAGATAAATCTTACCGAAAAAGCCAGCTAATGGTGGAATTCCGCCTAAAGAAAGTAGACAGATACTCAAACACAGGGTTAGTAAGGGATCTTTTTGATATAGTCCTGCATATTCGCTAATTTGGTCGGTACCAGTACGAAGTGAAAAGAGAATGATGCAGGTAAATGCCCCCAGATTCATAAACAGATAGACCAGCAAATAGAATATCATTGCTGAATAGCCAGTATCGGTACCCGCAATCAAACCAATCATAATAAAACCAGCTTGAGCAATGGAAGAATAAGCCAGCATCCGCTTAATACTAGTTTGAGCCAAGGCTACAACATTACCTAAAATCAAACTGAGAAGTGCCAGGGCGGTAAAAATAAAGTGCCACTGTTCGGTAACTGCGCCATAAGCGGTAACTAACAAGCGAATTGCCAGGGCAAAACCCGCCGCTTTTGAACCAACAGAGAGAAACGCTACTACGGGTGTGGGAGAACCTTCATAGACATCTGGTGTCCACTGGTGGAAAGGAACGGCAGAAATTTTGAAGGCGATACCAGCAATAATAAAGACTAGAGAAATTGCCAATCCCAAGGAACGTCCAGAACTGATATCGGTAATTGCTGAGGCGATCGCATCGAGATTGGTTTCGCCTCCAGACAAACCATACAGCAACGAAATTCCATAGAGAAAAATTGCCGAACTAGAAGCCCCAATTAACAGATACTTTAACGCGGCTTCGTTAGAACGAGGGTCGCGTTTCATGTATCCCGTCATCAGGTAAGAGGAAATACTCAACATCTCTAGGGAGATAAACACCATCGTTAGTTCGTTTGCCCCCGAAAGAAACATCCCGCCAATGGTTGCTGAGAGCAAAATGCCAATAAATTCGGCTAGAGATGTTCCTGACTGCTGAATATAGCGAATTGACATCGGGATAGTCACCGCAGCCGATAGAGCGACGATACCGCGAAAGACAATACTAAAGTTATCGCTACTAAAAGAACCTAAAAAAGCAATAGGTTCGGGAGTGTCCCATTGGAAAACTAATGCCACGACTGAAGCCAGCAATCCTGCGATCGCCACATAGGGCAACCAGCGATAGGAACTACGTCCTGCAATTAAATCTCCGATTAAAATCACCATTAAGGTGGCAATGATAATACCTTCGGGTAAGATGGTTCCTGCGTTAAGCTGTGAAGCAATATTACTAGAAAAATCCATATTGTTGGAATAGAGGAAAGTAAATAGGGTCGAATAATTACGATCGAAAAGCTTTACAAAGGATTGTAACCTGCAAGCTGCTTGATTCTCTAGGGAATAATATCTGCTTGTCAGTAAAAAAAGAATAGAAACTTTAGATCGATTTTGGTTATGTTGAAATTAAACTTAGGTAAAAGAACTCATATTTTAAAACTTTAGGTTTGGAATGCAGAATGCGACTTTCATTGACACCGCCGTAAATAACGGTGTAACTACGACTAAAAACCAATTTCGGTCTGGAGACTATATATTGGAGACTAGATAAGTCTATATATCTATATATCTGAAAATAAACCTCTATAAAAGATCGACCTCTGTTATTTTACTGCGTTAGCTCGATTTTCTATGTCAACTCTTGTTATTGTCGAATCACCTACTAAAGCTCGTACTATACGTAATTATTTACCTTCCGACTATCAGGTACAAGCCTCGATGGGTCACGTGCGCGATTTGCCTCCCTCGGCAGATGAAATTCCTCCTGCCTATAAAGATAAAGAATGGAAAAATTTGGGAGTAAACGTTGAAGATAAGTTTCAACCGATTTATGTCGTACCTAAGTCGAAAAAGAAAGTCGTCAGCGAACTTAAAGCTGCCCTAAAAGCTGCAGACGAATTGATACTGGCTACGGATGAAGACCGCGAAGGCGAAAGCATTAGCTGGCATCTACTAGAAATACTAAAGCCTAAGATCCCCGTCAAGCGTATGGTATTTCATGAAATTACTCGCGAAGCCATTCAACAGGCACTAAAAGACTGTCGCGATGTGGATGAAAATTTGGTCCACGCTCAAGAAACTCGCCGAATTTTAGACCGTCTGGTAGGTTATACTGTTTCCCCACTGCTGTGGAAAAAGATTTCTAAGGGACTGTCGGCAGGGAGAGTTCAGTCGGTAGCGGTACGTTTGTTAGTAGAGAGAGAAAGAGAACGCCGTGCTTTCCAGTCTGGAGGATATTGGGATTTAAAGGCTCTTTTGGAACAGGATAAAGACCCCTTTGAAGCTAAATTAATTACCCTAGACGGCAAAAAACTGGCTACGGGTAGCGATTTCGACCCCGATACGGGAAAAATTGCCGAAGGTAAAGATGTGGTGCTGTTAGATGAAGCCGAGGCAAACAAGCTCAAAGATAGTCTGATTTCCAAGTCTTGGACGGTAAGCAACCGAGAAGAAAAGGCTACCAAACGCCGCCCCTCTTCTCCTTTTACTACTTCGACTCTGCAACAGGAATCTAACCGCAAACTGGGAATTTCGGCTAGAGAAACGATGCGAATAGCTCAAAAGCTCTACGAACAAGGCTATATCACCTATATGCGAACCGATTCGGTTCACCTGTCCAAACAGGCGATCGCCGCTGCCCGTAGCTGTGTCGAAAATATGTATGGCAAAGAATATTTAAGTCCCAAAGCTCGTCAGTACAGCACTAAAAGCAAAGGGGCGCAGGAAGCACACGAAGCAATTCGTCCTGCGGGCAATACGTTTCGCACTCCCCGAGAAACTGGTTTGGGCGATCGCGAATTTAAACTCTACGATCTAATTTGGAAGCGTACCGTCGCCTGTCAGATGGCAGATGCCAGATTGACTCAAATTGCCGTCGATATCGATGTCGAAAATGCCGTCTTTCGCGCTAACGGACAGCTAATCGATTTTCCTGGATTTTTCAGGGCATACGTCGAAGGTTCTGACGATCCCGATGCAGCTTTGGAAAACCGCGAATCACCTTTACCTCCTTTAAAAGTTGGCGATAAACCCGACTGTAAAGACATAGAAGCGATCGGACACGAAACCCAACCGCCAGCCAGATACACCGAGGCATCTTTGGTCAAAACTCTAGAAAAAGAAGGTATCGGTAGACCCAGTACGTACGCCAGCGTTATGGGAACCATTAGCGATCGCGGCTACGTACAGATGCGCGGTAAGGCATTGATCCCCACTTTTACCGCCTTTGCCGTTACCAGCCTATTAGAAGAACACTTCCCCGATCTGGTAGATACTGATTTTACTTCCAAAATGGAAGAAACTTTAGACGAAATTGCTAGAGGCGGTGCGGAGTGGCTACCCTATCTGCAAAAATTCTATCAGGGAGATGAAGGCTTGCGGAATCAAATCGATCTTAAAACCGAAGCCATCGATCCCGCTACGGCAAAAACTATCAAACTAGACAATCTAGATGCCCAAGTTCGCATCGGTCGTTATGGTCCCTATATCGAAATTACTAACGGCGAAGAAGAACTAAAGGTTTCAATTCCTGTAGACCTTACTCCAGCCGATCTTAACCCCGAACAGGTAGAAACTCTCGTCCGCCAAAAAATGGCAGGACCAGAAAAAGTAGGACTGCACCCCGAAACTGACGAACCAATCTATTTAAAGACAGGTCCCTATGGCGATTACGTCCAGTTAGGAGACAAAACCGACGATCGCCCCAAACCCAAACAAATTTCCATACCTAAAAACGTCAAAAAAGAAGATGTCACTTTAGATATGGCAGTGGGCTTGTTATCTTTGCCCCGACTGTTAGGAGAACATCCAGGTACGGGCGGTAAAATCAAAGCGGCGATCGGACGTTTTGGTCCTTATGTAGTTCACGAATTTAAAGACCCCGAAGAGAAAAAAATCAAAAGAGACTATCGTTCGTTAAAAGGCGAAGATGATGTTTTAACGGTTAGTTACGATCGCGCTATGGAATTATTATCTCAACCCAAGCGATCGCGTCGTGGCGGCACGAAAAAACCTCTCAGAGAGTTGGGAGAGCATCCAGAAGACAAAGAGCCAGTAAATGTCTATAAAGGACCTTACGGTAACTATGTCAAACACGGCAAGATCAACGCTGGTCTGCCTAAAGATGAAACCGTAGAAGGTATTACTCTAGAAAAGGCTTTAAAACTACTAGCAGAAAAAGCAGCTACCAAAAATACTCGCAAAACCACCAAAAAGAAAACTACTACTAAAAAAACTACAGCTAAGAAAAAGACTACCAAGACTAAAAAATCATCATCGTAAATGTATTGTTTTTAATCTTTGCTATTTCCATAGCCTTACAAATCCAGCTTGCTCAAAATGACGGGCGTTTGTTAAAGCTAGTGAAAAACATATAATCGCAGGAGTGAAGAGAAAATAAGTTTAGTTATAATTCTCTTCTACTCTTTGCTTCATGCTCGCCACTTATTGTATTATCCGCCGTATTCCCAACCAGTGGTTTCGAGTAAAAGCTGCTTACCTTCGCGGTGTATGCCAGAAGCGACTACTTCTCCTACATAAACAGTATGATCGCCTTCTTCTACCGTACCCACGACATTACATTCAATGTAGCCTAGTGAATCTTTAATAATCGGACAGCCTGTAGCTTCACCCTGGTAAAATTCTACATCTTCAAATTTATTACCCACGCGAGATTTGGGTTTAAAAAAGGAAGCAGCTAAATCTTTTTGTCCTTCATCGAGAAAGCTGATAGCAAACACTCCAGTATTTTTAACCATCTCGTGAGAACCAGTACCTTTTTTGACGCAATTAACTACTAAAGGTGGTTTAAATGAAGACTGCATCAACCAGCTTACGGTAAACCCATTCATTTCTTCCCCATCTTTGACACCACAGATATAAAGACCGTGAGGAATCTTGCGTAACATGGTTTTTTTTGCTTTTTCGTCTAGCAAAATTATTACTCCCAATAATATGATTATGTTTGTGTTTCGACGATTAGTTTATCAAGCTTCAGCCTTACGGCAAACTCTACTTTAGTTATAAAGTGTTTTGGCTGTTTAGAAAGATAACTTCGCTGTGACGGAAGCTATATATTTAATTTTTAGTCCGAGATCGATTGAGATAATATTCTCCTCTGGGAAATAAATCGGTATTGCGCGGTTGGGGTTTGCCGTCTTTGGCATGAGAAAACATACGGACGCTAGCATTTTTAATATCGCGGCGCATGGCGGCTAGATCGAATCCTGCCTTAGTTAAAAAATCTATGACTTTGGGGCGATCGAATTTAGCTAGTAGTCGATCTTTATTAAACTCTACGGGATGTTCGCTGCCAATTAAAATCCAAAGATTGCCACCCATGCCAACTCTAGTAACATGGGGAAAAACGCTACGCATAGTTTGAAGTGTACCCGCTCCTACATCCCACTCGACAAAAAATCCCCCTGGTTTGAGGCGCGATCGCACTTCTTGGAAAAACTCAGCCGAATAAAGCATTCCCGCACGCGATCGCCAGGGCTGGATAGCATCAGCTTCAATAATATCGAATTTGCGCTCGGCGTGGATTAACTCTCTGCGTCCATCACCGATAATAATTTCATAACGCGGATCGGCAAACAAATAGCTGAGGGGTTTGCCAACAGGAGTGTGAGAATATTCTTTGAGTACGGGGAGTTCTGCACCTAAAAGCTCTACAATGCGGATATATTCAGTATCGGGATTGACACCGATGGTATGAGGCGTACCACCAGAACCCAAACCGATTATCATGATTTCGGTTGGCTGAGGATGTAACAAAGCGGGTACGCTACCGAGTAAGCCATGCAGGTGTAAATAGGGAAAATTTGCCTGTATTTGCCCACTAGCGAACAGTACGGCTTTTTTATTTGGTTGGGTTTCGGCGATCGCCGCTACGCTAGTAGAATCTTCGGCATGAATAAAGTAAGCATCAGGTTTGACTCCCTGCAAAGCAGCCCAAAGACGATTGTTATTGGGAAAAAAGATAATTGTAACTATTAGAACTAGTGCCAAAACTGTAGTAAATTTAAACCGCAGCCACTTAGGACGCATAGCGATAATAAAGCCCAAGCCTAATACGGCTAAAAGTCTTAAAGAACCAGCAGTTCCTAACTTGTCTAGCAACAATAAACCCGTTGATAAACCTCCCGTCGTATTGCCCAAAATATTGAACAGCATCAAAAAACCTACTCGTCTGCCGATGCGATCGCGCTCTGTTTGTACGGCTTTTTGTACGATGGGAAAATAGAAGCCCAAGAGCAAATTAGGTATAACCATCATTACTGTAGGCACGACTAGATATTTAAACCATACTGCCCCGTCGAGATGATTGGGATCGATAAAACCAATGTCCGAGCGCAACCCTGGATGCTGCTGCCAATAGATACTAATACCCCAGATGGCGATCGCGCTATATGCCGCAACCATTCCTTGAATCAATAAAAATACCTTTTTTGGCTGACGAATGTGTTTAACCGCCCTCGCGCCCAACATACTGCCTACGGCATTACTAACTAAGACAAAAGCTAAGAGGTGAGCGTAAGTATAAGCATTAGACTGCAAGGCAATATCCAGCACCCGAAACCAAATAATTTCCAGGCTAATAGCTGCAAAACCCGAAAGAAAAACTAATAAATACCATTGTTTTGCCGAACGAGTTTGAGGCTGTATCTCAGAGTTTGCTAGCTTGGTGGTTTTTTGCCTTCGATCTTTAAACCAA from Myxosarcina sp. GI1 encodes:
- a CDS encoding NAD(P)H-quinone oxidoreductase subunit N: MDFSSNIASQLNAGTILPEGIIIATLMVILIGDLIAGRSSYRWLPYVAIAGLLASVVALVFQWDTPEPIAFLGSFSSDNFSIVFRGIVALSAAVTIPMSIRYIQQSGTSLAEFIGILLSATIGGMFLSGANELTMVFISLEMLSISSYLMTGYMKRDPRSNEAALKYLLIGASSSAIFLYGISLLYGLSGGETNLDAIASAITDISSGRSLGLAISLVFIIAGIAFKISAVPFHQWTPDVYEGSPTPVVAFLSVGSKAAGFALAIRLLVTAYGAVTEQWHFIFTALALLSLILGNVVALAQTSIKRMLAYSSIAQAGFIMIGLIAGTDTGYSAMIFYLLVYLFMNLGAFTCIILFSLRTGTDQISEYAGLYQKDPLLTLCLSICLLSLGGIPPLAGFFGKIYLFWAGWQAGLYTLVLLGLIASVVSIYYYIRVVKMMVVKEPHEMSESVKNYPPIRWNIPGMRPLQVGIVLATVVTSLAGILSNPLFTLASDSVTSTPILQSAIVQQAPQNKLAVSTIEIEKSSKDLAERDR
- the topA gene encoding type I DNA topoisomerase; translated protein: MSTLVIVESPTKARTIRNYLPSDYQVQASMGHVRDLPPSADEIPPAYKDKEWKNLGVNVEDKFQPIYVVPKSKKKVVSELKAALKAADELILATDEDREGESISWHLLEILKPKIPVKRMVFHEITREAIQQALKDCRDVDENLVHAQETRRILDRLVGYTVSPLLWKKISKGLSAGRVQSVAVRLLVERERERRAFQSGGYWDLKALLEQDKDPFEAKLITLDGKKLATGSDFDPDTGKIAEGKDVVLLDEAEANKLKDSLISKSWTVSNREEKATKRRPSSPFTTSTLQQESNRKLGISARETMRIAQKLYEQGYITYMRTDSVHLSKQAIAAARSCVENMYGKEYLSPKARQYSTKSKGAQEAHEAIRPAGNTFRTPRETGLGDREFKLYDLIWKRTVACQMADARLTQIAVDIDVENAVFRANGQLIDFPGFFRAYVEGSDDPDAALENRESPLPPLKVGDKPDCKDIEAIGHETQPPARYTEASLVKTLEKEGIGRPSTYASVMGTISDRGYVQMRGKALIPTFTAFAVTSLLEEHFPDLVDTDFTSKMEETLDEIARGGAEWLPYLQKFYQGDEGLRNQIDLKTEAIDPATAKTIKLDNLDAQVRIGRYGPYIEITNGEEELKVSIPVDLTPADLNPEQVETLVRQKMAGPEKVGLHPETDEPIYLKTGPYGDYVQLGDKTDDRPKPKQISIPKNVKKEDVTLDMAVGLLSLPRLLGEHPGTGGKIKAAIGRFGPYVVHEFKDPEEKKIKRDYRSLKGEDDVLTVSYDRAMELLSQPKRSRRGGTKKPLRELGEHPEDKEPVNVYKGPYGNYVKHGKINAGLPKDETVEGITLEKALKLLAEKAATKNTRKTTKKKTTTKKTTAKKKTTKTKKSSS
- a CDS encoding flavin reductase family protein, whose amino-acid sequence is MLDEKAKKTMLRKIPHGLYICGVKDGEEMNGFTVSWLMQSSFKPPLVVNCVKKGTGSHEMVKNTGVFAISFLDEGQKDLAASFFKPKSRVGNKFEDVEFYQGEATGCPIIKDSLGYIECNVVGTVEEGDHTVYVGEVVASGIHREGKQLLLETTGWEYGG